GCACCGGGCGCTCGTCCCAGTCACCACCCTCCGCCTGGCCCATCATGAAGACGCCGGCGGGGATGAGGGCGAGTTGCATCCCCAGGGAGTTGGTGACAGTCTGGGCCATTGCCTGACCTCCTGCGAGTAGGCCCAGGATCAGCAGGGCGACGGTTCTCTTGAGAGCCATGCGCGCTCCTCCTGTCCTGGGCGAGAGAACGAAGCGATGAAGTGTGGCCTGGTTGCGCCGAGCCCGCGAGTCGACTACTCGACGAGGAAGCTGCCCGCGGCACGGATATCCTGGGATGACGCGCCGACCTGGACGCGGAACTCTCCCGGCTCGACGACCCAGCCCTCCGTGTTCACGTCATAGAAGGCCAGGGCCCTTGGGCCGAGGTCCACAGTGATGCGTTTGGCCTCATTCGGCTGCAGGTGCACTCTGGCGAAGGCCTTGAGTTCTTTCTCCGGTCGGTCGACGGTGCAGACGGGATCCTGTACGTAGAACTGGACGATCTCGTCACCGGGGCGCTGGCCGACGTTCTGCACGTCCACACTGACCTTGACGTGCTCCCCCTTGTAGATGCTGCGCGGCTCGATTTCGAGGTTGCTGTACAGGTACTGCGTGTAGCTGAGCCCGTAGCCGAAGGGGAAGAGAGGCTGGAGGTCCTTCTTCTCGTAGTAGCGATAGCCTCGACCCTCGCCCGCGGTCTCATAGTGGGCGTCGAAGGGCGGGAGTTGGTCCTCGCTGCGCGGGAAGGTCACGGTCAGCTTGCCGGAAGGATTCACGTCGCCGAAGAGGACGTCGGCGAGAGCGTTCCCGGCTTCCTGACCGCCGAACCAGGCCTGCACGACCGCCGGTACCGAGTCTATCCACTGGTCCATGAGCACGGCGCTTCCGCTGATGACCGCAACGATGGTGTTCTTGTTGCTGGCTGCGACGGCCTTGACCAGCGCATCCTGCTCGCCGGTGAGGGCCAGATGCGCCCGATCACGGCCTTCGCTCTCCTGGCGTGAGGATGTCCCAACGCAGACGATGGCGACGTCACTCGCGGCGGCGAGAGCGCGGACTTCCTTGAAGTCCCCAGCCGGCCGGTTGGGCTCAGCCCACTGGAACTTGGCGACCGCATCGCCGCCGTTCTCGTAGTACTCGATCCGGAGGTCGTAGCTGTGACCCGCCTCGAGCTTGACGGTGGCGGTGCGGGTCTCGGCAGCGTGGTCCTTCCAGTCGTTGATGAGCTGCTTGTTGTCCAGGAAGAGGCGGCAGCCGTCGTCCGTGGTGAGACTGAGGAGGTGCTCGCCGGTCTGGCGAGGAGTGATCATGCCGGTCCAGCGAATCGAGAAGCCGTTGGCCTTCACGCCCTCTGCCGGCGCACCGGTTTTCCAGTCGAAGTCCACCGTCTTGTCCACACGCGTGAGAATCGGGTCGCCCTTGAGGTCGGGAGTGGCGAAGAACTCGGCGGTGAGGCCCGTCTGGCCCGCCTGCCCCTTCGAGGGGGCGAGCACCTCGGTCGGAACGGTCTTGGTGTTCTCCCAGGGCTCCATCGGGCAGCCCTGCAGGTAGGTGATGTTGAAGTCAGGCCCCAGCTTGGTGTGGAGACCGTCAATCGGCGTCACGTTGTAGTAAGGGGTCACCGAGCTGCTGCCGCCGCCACAGGGGCGTGGAGTGGCAGCACTGGGGCCGAAGAGGGCGATGGACTTCACGCGGGTCTTGTCCAGCGGCAGAAGCCCGCGGTCGTTCTTGAGCAGCACACAGGACTTCTGTGCAGCCTCACGAGCCAGGGCCTGGTGGTTCGGAGTGTTGATGAAGCTGTCATCGGCGACAGGCATCTGCTCGAAAACCCCGGCCCAGAACTTGGTGCGGAGGACGCGCCGCACGGCGTCGTCGATCAGGGCTTCAGGGACCTTGCCGGCCTTCACCGCGTCAAGGAGTGGCTGACCATAGTAGTTGGCGCGGGGCATCTCCACGTCCAGTCCGGCCAGCAGTGAGCCGACGGTGCTGTGGCAGGCGCCCCAGTCGGTCATCACGATCCCCTTGAAGCCCCAGTCGTCCTTGAGGAGGTCGCGCAGCAGGTGCTTGTTCTCGCAGCAGTAGAAGCCGTTGACCTTGTTGTAGGCGCCCATGACCGCCCAGGCCTGCGCCTCCTTGATGACGCTCTCAAAATGCGGCAGGTACAGCTCGCGCAGCAGCCGCTCGTCGATGTCCACCGGAAGGCCGCCGCGACCGTTCTCCTGGTTGTTGCAGGCGTAGTGCTTGGGCGTGGCGATGCACTTCTCGCTCTGCATCCCCTGCACATAGGCGACGGCGAGTCGCCCGACGAGGTAGGGGTCTTCGCCGAAGGTCTCGAAGCTGCGGCCACCGCGCGGGTCGCGGATCAGATTCATGCAGGGCCCAAGCGCCACGTAGCGTCCCCGAGCACGGAACTCACGACCCAGGGCCTCACCGACGCGGGTCACGAGGTCTTCATCCCAGGAGGCAGCCATGCCCAGCGCCGGGGGAAAGCAGGTAGCCTTGCCGCGTCGGATGCCGTAGGGACCGTCGGCCATGGTGTAGCCGGGGATGCCCAGGCGGGTGTTCTCGGGCGTGGACATGCCTGTCGCATCGCCACCGAGCTGAGCGACCTTCTCCTCCAGCGTCATGCGCTTGAGCAGGTCCTCGACCCGGTCCTCAGTCGGTAGCTTTGGGTCCTGGTAGGGCAGCTTCTGAGCCTCCGGCTCACAGCATCCGAGGGTCGTGCAGAAGGCAAGCAGCATCAGGACACAGGCGGCGCAGAGGCGTCTTCTCATAATCCGGTACCCTCCAGGAGTTGGCGTTGAGAGGAGGCTCAAGCGCGTCGAAGGGCCTGGCACTGCTAGCCCGTAGCGTCCGGAAAGAACGGTGCCAGAGCCTGCACTGTGGCGGTGCGATTCCAGCGGCGGCACAGCGTGTAGGCTTCCGCGTACTCGACCGAGCAGGCCATGCCGTGAAGCCTGGCCGTGCTGCGCACCAGCTCAAGGAAGTCCGTGCGGTGGTGGCTCTGCAGGTAGGAGTGCTGGCTCTCGTGACAGAGGAAGGCGTTGAACTTACGCTCCGCGGTGGAGGAGATATCCACGTACAGATCAGGAGCAAAGGGCGCCGGCGGCAAGGGCTGGATGTGGATGACCGTCGGGACGCAGGAGGACGGCGGCTTCTCGCTGACCAGCGCCGAGTTCGCAGCACCCGTGGAGGCGTTGAGAGCCACCTCGGCGACCAACCGGTGATGCTGGTGGTAGTCGTCGAGGGCCGGCACGATCATCAGCTCGGGATCAGCCTCGCGCACGAGGTCGCGCAGTCGCCACTCCAGCTCGACATAGCGGTTGGTGTAGTGCTCCATCAGCTCATCGTCGCCGATGTCGAGGAAGTGCAGGTGGCAGCCGATCACTTCGGCGGCCCGTTCTGCCTCTCGGTGGCGCGTCTCTCCGCGCTCCGTTGCGGTCAGCTCGGGCATACCCCCGAGGTTCCCGTTACTGACAATCCCCAGATGGACCTCCAACCCGGCATCGACCTGGGCGGCCAGAAGGCCTGAGCACCAGGACTCGTCATCTGGATGGGCGACAACAGCAAGGACACGATGTGGTGAAGCCATGTTCGACAGCCTGCTCTCCATGTAAAGTGGTGACCCCGGGATTCGGTAGGTGTGTACTGGCGGGGCCTTGACCTTGGCCCTTTCGCCCTTGGCTGTCTCGTGTCCTTCCGCAGGCGACGCGCCGTGTCTTCGGGGGTTCTGTTCGCACATCTGTTTGACGGGGTCTGCTTGACGGGGCTATTCGGTGGCGGTATCTTGTGACCGACGGGTGGGCACCGATCTTCACACCTTACATCACAGCTATGATTGGTGAGCACTGACATGAGCAAGGACGGGCGCCGAAGCCTCATTCATATTGTCTGGGAGCCCGAGCGACAGGCGTACCAGGTGCAGTTCGAGGCGGAGGCAGGGACCTCCCACGACGTTGTCGCGGTCCTCAAGTCCATCACCCCTGAGCACCGAGAGTACGAGCCGGAGACGCGCACCTGGCGGTTCGCTGCCTCGGAGTTGGACCGTCTGCGCCAGATCGCGCTGGAGCACTTCGACGGTGCGCTGCTCACCAGGGGCAACCTCACGACGAACCTGCACACGGGCCGCATTGCCGAGCAGCTCACGCTGTTTGCCTGACCCTGGGAACGCGGAAGCAGAGCAGAACTCGGGCGCCGGCATGGCGTCCGACGTGCGTTCTGCAGGACGTGCGCGGGTTCTGACGAACCCTTCTGGCAACGCTGATCGATAGGAGAGCGACTGCGGTGAAACGGATTGTGAGCGTGAGTCTGGGGTCCTCGGCCGGCAACAAAAAGGCTGAGGTGGAGTGTCTGGGGGAGCGCTTCTCGATCGAGCGTATCGGCTCTGACGGCGACATGGACAAGGCGTGCCGGATGATCGCGGAGCTGGATGGGAAGGTCGCGGCGATCGGTCTCGGTGGCATCGACCTTTACGTGATGGCGGCCGGTCGGCGCTACGTCATCCGCGATGCCCTCAAGATGGCCCAGGCCGCCAAGATCACGCCGGTCGTCGACGGTAGCGGCCTCAAAGCAGCCTGGGAGCCCGTGGTGATCCAGCGCATCGTCGAGCGAGGTCTTCTGCACCCTCAGCAGAAGGAGCGTGGCCTGGAGAACCTGAAGGTCCTGATGCCGAGCGGGGTGGACCGCTTCGGCATCGCCGAGGCCTTCTCGAAGCTCAACACGCGCAACATCTTCGGTGACTTTATCTTCGCACTGGGCATACCGGTGCGCCTGACGCGACTGTGGCAGCTACAGCTTGCGGCTCGCACCTTGCTGCCCATCGTGTGTCGCATGCCCTTCACCATGCTCTACCCCACCGGCGCCAAGCAGGACAAACCGACCCCGAAGTACCGGCACTACTTCGACTGGGCCGACGTGATTGCCGGCGACAAGCACTACATCACGCGCTCCATGCCGCCGCCGCAGGAAGGCGAAGCGCCGCTGGCCGGCAAGGTAGTGATCACGAATACGGTGCGGAAGCGTGACATCGCCGACTTCCGTGCCCGAGGCCTGGCGCGACTCATCACGACGACGCCGGAACTGGACGGGGAAACCCTGGGGACGAACGCGATGCAGGGGCTCGTGGTGGCCTTGGTGGGGAAGCAGCCCGAGGACATCACCGCCGACGAGTACCGCGAGATGATCGGCAGGATCGGCTGGGAGCCCTGGGTGCTGGACCTGTGAGTGCCCCCTCTGCGTCCGAGGGCCGGCTAGCTACCCTCGATCTGTAGCAGTCCGTCGTCGTCGATCTGGTCGCCGCCGCCGGAGAGCCACTGCTGGAAGAGGGCCTGGGCCTCGGTCTTGCTGAGGGTGCGGCCGTCGAGCATATCCCGCAACTCGCCGAAGTTGCGTGGCGCCACCTGCTTGCCTGATAAGATGCGGTTCAGGTGGGGCAGGACGTCCTCGGTGAACAGGTTCAGTATCTCCCGCGGCGAGGGATCCGGTCCTAACTCCAGGATGGCTTCGATCTTCTCGGGCACATCCCCACGGCGCGGAGCGGCCTGGGCATAGTCGCGCAGGTGCGACCGGAAGGGACTGTCCGCCAGCGCCCGGGCATAGCCGCGAACCGCCTGCCGCGCCTCCTCGATCAGCTCCTCCACAGGCAGCAACTCGGGCTCTTCATCCAGCCGCAGATGGCAGTCGGGGCATACCGGCGAGTAGTCGAGTGCCTCGCCGAAGTCCGTGCGCGAGCAGCGCCGGGCCATCTGGGCATCAATCCGATTCGTCAGGTCCTCGGCCGTCACATCCACATCCACGCGCAGTTTGCCGAGCTGGTGAAGTGCGCGCATCTCGGGCGACTGATGGACGCTGCGGTACTGGTCGAACACCGGCGACCGGTACACGCGGCCATGCCAGGAGGCATAGCGGCGGCGGTAGCCCGTGAGGAAGATCTGCACCTGTCGGCGCAGGTTCATCTCCTCGCTCAGGACCTCCTCACCGGAGTTCAGTATCCCCAGCACAAGCTGGCGACGAGCGTCCATATCTCCGCCGCGCTCCAGGCGCAGCTCGGGGCTCAGCAGGTAGCTTCGGACGGCAACCACCTCGGGCGCGAGCCTGTCCAGGTAGAGCGTGAGCGCATCGACTCGGCGGAACAGCCCCGACAGCCGCGACGTGCCCGACGAGCTGCCGACGTAGTCCTCCACATCCCGGATGAACTCCTGAAGCCCCAGGGCCGGGTGCAACTCCGGGCGCACACACTGGAAGATCTTGGTGAGTGCGTCGAGATCGGCCAGGGTCTCGCGCCACTGGGCTTCGCGGCTCTCCAGGGCTTCGATGTGCTCCGTCAGCCGCTGTCTGAGCTGCGACACTTGGTCGAGGTACTCGCCCCGAGCGCTCAGCAGACGCTCCCAGGCCTGCATCTGCACGCTCAGGTCAGGCCCCGGCAGCAAGTAGTCCAGCACGATGCGGCAGACCCGGGCGAGGACCTGCCACTCAGCCCCGGACAGCATGGGCGGTCGCGCGACGTACTGCACCGATCCGCTCAGCGGGGTCGCGACATCCTCCAGTCGCACCAGTTGTGTCCGACTGCGAACCGCCGCCAGGTAGCCGGTTCGGATCAGTGCGCCGATGACCAGCTCGAACATCTCCGGCGGCAATCCGAGTGGCGACTTCACCAGGTGCTGCGCGAGGTCCGAGCAGGACAGTGGGCGACCGGTCTCGTTCTGTGGCGTCTGGTCGCGCTGGCGAACCTTGGCCATGACCTCGGCGGCGACCTTGCTGCGGCTTACGTCGACGATGCACTGATCGTCCTTGAAGCTGATCAGGCCCAGCGGCTCGAGGTAGCTGCGGATCATCTCGACCAGCGGGTCCTCCTCGGGGAGGCTCACGACTCCCGGACGCAGGACTCGATCCACAAGGGTATCGATCTGATCGCGGGACAGAAGAGGACGCCGTGGCGCAAGCGGCCCGAAGTCGGGAAACACGCGATCGAAGGCACGCTCCGTGACGGCCTCCAGCGTAGCGGACCAATCGCCGCTCAGCGGCCCCAACTCACCGGGGGTAACTGCATGACCGAAGGGGGAGAGGACCTCTCCCGCGTAGTAGGCAGCACGCAGGTTCTTGCGCACCTGGGTCAGCGCCGGGCCATGCAGCTCCAGCAGTTCGTCGCGAAGACCGGGTTCGGCGCTGAGGGCCGATTCGTCTTCGAGCATGTCCGCGATGGCGGCGTATTCCTTGAGGTGGTCCAGCTCCTGCGGGGTCAGGTCGCGAGGGATCCAGGCCAGGAGCGCCGCTGACCAGCGACTGGCCGGCATGCCCTCTCGCAGTTGTGCCCAGACCTTGCGCTGAGACACACAGTCGGGCAACCGCCCCAGGAACAGGTGCGCATCCTCGACGGTCGCCGGGTCGCCCAGGTCGCCGACGTACTCGGCCACCACCGGCGGGGTGAGCGTGCACAGGTCGAGAAGCTGCGCCGAGACGCAGTGGAAGGTGTTGCGCCACTGCACTTCGAGGGTGCGGCTCTCGGTCAGTTGGGCGAGCGGGAAGGCCGAGTCCTCGCAGGCTGATAGCACGTGACGCCACAGTCGCGGGTCATCGGGTCCAAAGGACGCTTTGGCCGCAGCGACCCGGCGGCGGAGGATCTCACTCACGCTGGCCCCCACGTCCACATAGTAGGCCGCAGGACCATCCACAACGCCCCGGCGCAGGTCCACGAAACTGCCCCAAAGCCGCATGGCCTCCAGGGCCTTCTCGGCCTGCTCGGGGTCGGCCGTGGGACGCCCGTCATCACCGAGGCCCAGGGACTCCACCAGGAGCGGAAGCGGTGCGGTGATGTTGGCCAGGCGCAGGACGATGAGCGCTCGGACCAGCCGCAGACACAGCTCCGGCGCCTCCGGGAACACCTCGGCAGCGTTCTTTTGGTAGTAATCCAGCACGTCGTAGATGTAAGCCGAGACCTCGGGGTGGGAGGCGATTCGGGATCGCAGGTAGTCGAACACGTCGTCCGTGGTGATGAGCCGCCGGCAGTCCCGCGACAGCGCGCCGGCGAGCACCGTCTGGCCAAGCAGGTCGTGCATGAAGGCGACCAGGGTGTCCGCGGCGCTGAAGAAGCGTCCGGCGATGCTTTCGAGACACTGCAGCGCCGTCGGGTGCAGTGGATAGGAATCGGCCAGGGCCTCGCGGGAGAAGCTGGCCGTGCCGAAGGCCGACTGGTATGCCGTGCGGACCTGCTCGGTGGCCTCGGCGTAGCTGTCGGGGTCGGTTCGGCGGATCACCCGACGGCGTGCCACGGTGCGCATGTGTTCCGGTGTCAGGGCCAGATCGGCGCGATAGCTGGTGCGGATCGAGCCCAGCAGATAGGGCTCAACCGACCCGACCTGCTCCAGCCCCTCGTCGAGGGTGGCGACCAGGTACAGCGGCGCGATCTTGCAGCGCTGCCCCACGAAATCGAGGAAGGAGCAGTCGCCATGTACGGCCTTCGGGTCGGCGCCTGCCAGGAACTCGTTGAGGTCGTCCAGCAGCCAGACGATTCCCGCCACGTTGTGCTCGCGAAGGATCTCCAGCAGACGGGCGAGACGTTCTACACGGGACTGGCGGAAGTCCAGGGGGTAGCTGATCTCCTGCGCGAACTGGCGGGCGAGCTGCACCGCCTCTTCGGGATCGTGCTCGCGGAGCGCCTGCCAGGTCGAGAACCCGGGTGCATGCACCTGGGTATAGGTGTCCAGTTCGGCGGCGTAGCGGGGGACGATGTGGCGGTCGATCAGGTCGAGGGCATGGGACTGCTCGGAGAGCGGCACCGCCAGGCCAAGGCGCGAGAAGCGCAAGGCCTGCTCGGTGCGGTCGAAGACCACATCCTCGAGGTGCTCTTCATGCCCGCGGTGCTCGGAGAGGGGAATACTGACGACCAGGTAGTTGCGCTGGGTGATACGGTCGCGCAGGTCTGCATAGGCGGCATGGGCCTGGAGGAACACCGACCAGGCAGTGGGATGACGCAGAAGCAGAGCCAGAAGCCCCAGCAGATGAGACTTGCCTGACCCACCGGGACCGCGTACCAGATAGCCGCCACCGCGTTCACCGTCGGCGGCGATGGCGCCCAGGATGACCCGTACGATGTCGACGGGCTCGGTTTCGCCGGCTACATACTGCTCCAGGAGGTCCTGCAGACGGGTGGCAGTGCCAAGGGTGAGGTCGGTCCCTTCGCGCTCCAGGGTCTGCGAGAGCTCGTCGATGCCCGCGAGGTCGATGGCTCGGGGCGCATCATGAACGGTTATGAGATCGGAAATCCGCATGGTGAGGTGGCCTGGAGGACGGCCGGCAGGAGGTACCGGCAGACACGCCGACGCGCAGGTTCACGCGCGCGGCTGTGTCCGTCCTATGCGCGGTGGGTCAGATGCCGGCGTCTCCGCTGGGCTCGAGTTGGCGCAGGCTGACCAGAATCTCAAAGATGCTGATGCGCAGGCAGTCGTCCAGCGGCATGTCGTCGAAGCCGGCCTCACGAACCACCAGATCGGGGTCCACATTGTGGACTGCCTGCTGGCCCTCCTCGGGCTGCTTCTCACCCCGGGCATAGGCCGAGCCGTACTTGAGACGGAACTGGGCCAGGCGATGCTTGAGCGCCTCCAGCTCCGGTGTGAGCTCCTCGATGGGGGCCAGATTCGGCTTGGGCCGGTTCGAGCGTCGCCGGTCGAGCCAAGTCTCCTTGGCTGGCTGCTGCAGGTAGCCCTGGGCGATGAGACTGGAGGCCACGTAGTTGCGCAGGTCGCCGTAGACGCCGCTGCGCTCCCAGAAGCTGATCTCCTGCCGCATGGCCTTGAGCGCTCGCTCCACAATCTCGTCCAGCGAGCACCACAGCTCGGAGGGCTCCTCCTTGCCCTGGGCCACTCGCTGCTGCTTCCGCGCCCGCATGAGGCCGAAGGCAACGTCCAGCGCATCCATCACCGGCGAGGTGGGGAAGGGCATCCTCTGGATGGTCTGCAGCTCCCACCGCTTCTGGGCGAAGGGAGGCAGGAAAGAAGGCGTCCGCTCGACCGTCCGGAACTCGAGAGCCCCCTGCATGTGGAGGTCGCACAGCGCGGCATAGAGGATCTGAAGCGCCCAGTCCTCAGGGTCCAGCTCCTCCTCGGTGAGAGGCGAGAAGGCACGATCACGAGGCAGCGCCAGGGGCTTGGGCACCTTGCCCTGGGCAAACTCGTGCCCGAACAGATACACCAGGCCGTCGGCAGCCACTTCGCCCTCGACCTCGGCGTCGCCGGGCATCATCTCAGGCTCAGGCTCGGCCATCTGGGCCGCCTGCTCCATCAGGTGGCGATACAGCTTGAAGCCCCCGATAAGGATCGCCACACCTACCGCGAACAGAAAAACGGCAATGACCGGTTCCATCAACAGCCCTCGTTCGCACGACCTGGGATGTCCCGGGAGAGGCCGGAGCCGAACCCGGAGACCGCCTTCCTACCTACCCCACTCTGCGTAGGCGTACGCAACGTGGTTGTGTATCGATTCCATTGATTCGCACTCGGCAGAGAAAATCCTCGCGCCCGGGAGCGACCGCAAGGCCACAATGGTGTCCCGGACGACGTCCTCCACGAACTTGGGATTGTCGTAGCTGCCTTCGGTGACCGCTTTCTCGTCGGCACGTTTCAGCAGCGGATACACGTCGTGGCTTCCCTGGCGCTCCAGCAGCGGGATGAGGTCTTCGAGCCAGATGATGACACCGGACTCCGACTCCAGCCGCACCGTCAGGAGCGCGCGCTGGCTATGGGCGCCCCGGTCGGAGATCTCCTTCGAACACGGGCAAAGAGTGATGACCGGCACGGTCACCACCATCACGAAGCGGTACTCACCGTCCACCACGCCGGCCTCGAAGCGACAGTCGTAGTCCAGGGGACTGACGATGCCGGTAGCGGGAGCCTTCTTCTCCAGGAAGTACTTGAAGGACAGGCTCAGGTGCGCCGTCCGGGCTCCAAAGGCCTCAAGGGTCTCGACGAGCATC
This window of the Armatimonadia bacterium genome carries:
- a CDS encoding glycoside hydrolase family 3 C-terminal domain-containing protein, coding for MRRRLCAACVLMLLAFCTTLGCCEPEAQKLPYQDPKLPTEDRVEDLLKRMTLEEKVAQLGGDATGMSTPENTRLGIPGYTMADGPYGIRRGKATCFPPALGMAASWDEDLVTRVGEALGREFRARGRYVALGPCMNLIRDPRGGRSFETFGEDPYLVGRLAVAYVQGMQSEKCIATPKHYACNNQENGRGGLPVDIDERLLRELYLPHFESVIKEAQAWAVMGAYNKVNGFYCCENKHLLRDLLKDDWGFKGIVMTDWGACHSTVGSLLAGLDVEMPRANYYGQPLLDAVKAGKVPEALIDDAVRRVLRTKFWAGVFEQMPVADDSFINTPNHQALAREAAQKSCVLLKNDRGLLPLDKTRVKSIALFGPSAATPRPCGGGSSSVTPYYNVTPIDGLHTKLGPDFNITYLQGCPMEPWENTKTVPTEVLAPSKGQAGQTGLTAEFFATPDLKGDPILTRVDKTVDFDWKTGAPAEGVKANGFSIRWTGMITPRQTGEHLLSLTTDDGCRLFLDNKQLINDWKDHAAETRTATVKLEAGHSYDLRIEYYENGGDAVAKFQWAEPNRPAGDFKEVRALAAASDVAIVCVGTSSRQESEGRDRAHLALTGEQDALVKAVAASNKNTIVAVISGSAVLMDQWIDSVPAVVQAWFGGQEAGNALADVLFGDVNPSGKLTVTFPRSEDQLPPFDAHYETAGEGRGYRYYEKKDLQPLFPFGYGLSYTQYLYSNLEIEPRSIYKGEHVKVSVDVQNVGQRPGDEIVQFYVQDPVCTVDRPEKELKAFARVHLQPNEAKRITVDLGPRALAFYDVNTEGWVVEPGEFRVQVGASSQDIRAAGSFLVE
- a CDS encoding PIG-L deacetylase family protein; amino-acid sequence: MASPHRVLAVVAHPDDESWCSGLLAAQVDAGLEVHLGIVSNGNLGGMPELTATERGETRHREAERAAEVIGCHLHFLDIGDDELMEHYTNRYVELEWRLRDLVREADPELMIVPALDDYHQHHRLVAEVALNASTGAANSALVSEKPPSSCVPTVIHIQPLPPAPFAPDLYVDISSTAERKFNAFLCHESQHSYLQSHHRTDFLELVRSTARLHGMACSVEYAEAYTLCRRWNRTATVQALAPFFPDATG
- a CDS encoding quinate 5-dehydrogenase, which translates into the protein MKRIVSVSLGSSAGNKKAEVECLGERFSIERIGSDGDMDKACRMIAELDGKVAAIGLGGIDLYVMAAGRRYVIRDALKMAQAAKITPVVDGSGLKAAWEPVVIQRIVERGLLHPQQKERGLENLKVLMPSGVDRFGIAEAFSKLNTRNIFGDFIFALGIPVRLTRLWQLQLAARTLLPIVCRMPFTMLYPTGAKQDKPTPKYRHYFDWADVIAGDKHYITRSMPPPQEGEAPLAGKVVITNTVRKRDIADFRARGLARLITTTPELDGETLGTNAMQGLVVALVGKQPEDITADEYREMIGRIGWEPWVLDL
- a CDS encoding DUF6079 family protein; protein product: MRISDLITVHDAPRAIDLAGIDELSQTLEREGTDLTLGTATRLQDLLEQYVAGETEPVDIVRVILGAIAADGERGGGYLVRGPGGSGKSHLLGLLALLLRHPTAWSVFLQAHAAYADLRDRITQRNYLVVSIPLSEHRGHEEHLEDVVFDRTEQALRFSRLGLAVPLSEQSHALDLIDRHIVPRYAAELDTYTQVHAPGFSTWQALREHDPEEAVQLARQFAQEISYPLDFRQSRVERLARLLEILREHNVAGIVWLLDDLNEFLAGADPKAVHGDCSFLDFVGQRCKIAPLYLVATLDEGLEQVGSVEPYLLGSIRTSYRADLALTPEHMRTVARRRVIRRTDPDSYAEATEQVRTAYQSAFGTASFSREALADSYPLHPTALQCLESIAGRFFSAADTLVAFMHDLLGQTVLAGALSRDCRRLITTDDVFDYLRSRIASHPEVSAYIYDVLDYYQKNAAEVFPEAPELCLRLVRALIVLRLANITAPLPLLVESLGLGDDGRPTADPEQAEKALEAMRLWGSFVDLRRGVVDGPAAYYVDVGASVSEILRRRVAAAKASFGPDDPRLWRHVLSACEDSAFPLAQLTESRTLEVQWRNTFHCVSAQLLDLCTLTPPVVAEYVGDLGDPATVEDAHLFLGRLPDCVSQRKVWAQLREGMPASRWSAALLAWIPRDLTPQELDHLKEYAAIADMLEDESALSAEPGLRDELLELHGPALTQVRKNLRAAYYAGEVLSPFGHAVTPGELGPLSGDWSATLEAVTERAFDRVFPDFGPLAPRRPLLSRDQIDTLVDRVLRPGVVSLPEEDPLVEMIRSYLEPLGLISFKDDQCIVDVSRSKVAAEVMAKVRQRDQTPQNETGRPLSCSDLAQHLVKSPLGLPPEMFELVIGALIRTGYLAAVRSRTQLVRLEDVATPLSGSVQYVARPPMLSGAEWQVLARVCRIVLDYLLPGPDLSVQMQAWERLLSARGEYLDQVSQLRQRLTEHIEALESREAQWRETLADLDALTKIFQCVRPELHPALGLQEFIRDVEDYVGSSSGTSRLSGLFRRVDALTLYLDRLAPEVVAVRSYLLSPELRLERGGDMDARRQLVLGILNSGEEVLSEEMNLRRQVQIFLTGYRRRYASWHGRVYRSPVFDQYRSVHQSPEMRALHQLGKLRVDVDVTAEDLTNRIDAQMARRCSRTDFGEALDYSPVCPDCHLRLDEEPELLPVEELIEEARQAVRGYARALADSPFRSHLRDYAQAAPRRGDVPEKIEAILELGPDPSPREILNLFTEDVLPHLNRILSGKQVAPRNFGELRDMLDGRTLSKTEAQALFQQWLSGGGDQIDDDGLLQIEGS
- the folE2 gene encoding GTP cyclohydrolase FolE2, producing the protein MRDVASENDDRGITIQRVGVRDLHLPVMIREKSGRNAHMLGQFDASVELPKTERGTHMSRFVEILAKWSKKSVSMREMREMLVETLEAFGARTAHLSLSFKYFLEKKAPATGIVSPLDYDCRFEAGVVDGEYRFVMVVTVPVITLCPCSKEISDRGAHSQRALLTVRLESESGVIIWLEDLIPLLERQGSHDVYPLLKRADEKAVTEGSYDNPKFVEDVVRDTIVALRSLPGARIFSAECESMESIHNHVAYAYAEWGR